From the Streptomyces pluripotens genome, one window contains:
- a CDS encoding MarR family winged helix-turn-helix transcriptional regulator, whose translation MEDEVDRLVAAWRRERPDLDVEPLEVLSRVSRLARHLDRARRLAFAEHQLEPWEFDVLTALRRAGTPYQLSPGQLLTQTLVTSGTMTNRIDRLAKKGLVERLPDPSDRRGVLVRLTGTGRDRADQALAGLLEQERAILVELSRAQRAELAGLLRQLTAPFDNVPS comes from the coding sequence ATGGAGGACGAGGTCGATCGGCTGGTCGCAGCGTGGCGCCGGGAGCGCCCGGACCTCGACGTGGAGCCGCTGGAAGTGCTCAGCCGGGTGAGCCGTCTCGCCCGGCACCTGGACCGCGCGCGCCGGCTCGCCTTCGCCGAGCACCAGCTGGAACCCTGGGAGTTCGACGTGCTGACCGCGCTTCGGCGCGCAGGCACGCCGTACCAGCTCTCCCCCGGCCAGTTGCTGACGCAGACCCTGGTCACCTCGGGCACGATGACCAACCGGATCGACCGGCTGGCGAAGAAGGGCCTGGTCGAACGGCTCCCCGACCCGAGCGACCGGCGGGGCGTGCTGGTCCGGCTGACCGGGACGGGCCGGGACCGTGCGGACCAGGCGCTGGCAGGGCTGCTGGAACAGGAGCGGGCGATCCTCGTAGAGCTGTCCCGCGCCCAGCGGGCGGAACTGGCCGGGCTGCTACGCCAGCTGACCGCCCCGTTCGACAACGTCCCCAGTTAG
- a CDS encoding LuxR C-terminal-related transcriptional regulator codes for MVRIRVLVVDDHRIFAESLAAALAAEPDVDVFAAGSGPAALRCLERAAGDGRRYDVMLVDADLGGGLPTTRPAVPVHEGDEEGLVDGISLVAGVRSAQPAVRTVVLAEKDDPRRAALALQAGASGWVAKDCSLSRLLTVIRGVLRDETHLPPALLTGVLKELTAARRHRTESERLVESLTPREREVLRCMVAGLGRKAVAERLFLSPHTVRTHMQNVLGKLGVHSTLAAVALARRAGVGPAELTGDVVERGGQLA; via the coding sequence GTGGTTCGCATCCGAGTCCTGGTCGTGGACGACCACCGCATCTTCGCCGAGTCGCTCGCCGCGGCCCTGGCCGCCGAGCCGGACGTCGACGTCTTCGCTGCCGGCAGCGGTCCAGCCGCGCTGCGCTGCCTGGAGCGGGCAGCGGGCGACGGCCGACGCTACGACGTCATGCTGGTGGACGCCGACCTGGGCGGCGGCCTGCCCACCACCCGCCCCGCCGTGCCCGTGCACGAGGGCGACGAGGAGGGACTGGTAGACGGCATCTCACTCGTCGCCGGGGTCCGGTCCGCCCAGCCCGCTGTGCGGACCGTCGTCCTCGCCGAGAAGGACGACCCGCGCCGCGCGGCCCTGGCCCTGCAGGCCGGCGCCTCCGGATGGGTCGCCAAGGACTGCTCGCTGTCGAGGCTGCTGACGGTGATCCGAGGGGTGCTGCGCGACGAGACGCATCTGCCGCCCGCGTTGCTCACCGGCGTGCTCAAGGAGCTGACCGCCGCCCGCAGGCACCGGACCGAAAGCGAGCGGCTGGTGGAGTCACTCACCCCGCGTGAGCGGGAGGTGCTGCGGTGCATGGTCGCCGGGCTCGGCCGCAAGGCCGTCGCCGAGCGGCTGTTCCTCTCCCCGCACACCGTGCGCACCCACATGCAGAACGTCCTCGGGAAGCTGGGCGTCCATTCGACGCTGGCTGCCGTCGCGCTCGCGCGGCGTGCGGGCGTGGGGCCCGCGGAACTAACTGGGGACGTTGTCGAACGGGGCGGTCAGCTGGCGTAG
- a CDS encoding trans-aconitate 2-methyltransferase → MTNPHWDPDQYLRHAHHRARPFTDLLARLPALPGQPPPGRPRIADLGCGPGNVTALLAERWPTAHITGYDNSPEMLDKARTDHEGPTTGGGRLDFSHADVRTWTPGEPYELIVSNATLQWVPGHADRFADWIAALRPKGTFAFQVPDNTDAPLHALMRELAATPRWKDRLGGMLRRTDSVHTPGSYLDRLARLGCATDVWQTTYFHVLAGPDPVLDWVKGTGLRLALTALADDPEARDAFLAEYRDLLRQAYPSAGYGTVLPFRRLFAVAVKGA, encoded by the coding sequence ATGACGAACCCCCATTGGGACCCCGACCAGTACCTCCGGCACGCCCACCACCGGGCCCGTCCCTTCACCGATCTCCTCGCCCGCCTCCCCGCCCTCCCGGGGCAACCGCCCCCGGGGCGACCCCGCATCGCCGACCTCGGCTGCGGCCCCGGCAACGTCACCGCCCTGCTCGCCGAACGCTGGCCGACCGCACACATCACCGGCTACGACAACTCGCCCGAGATGCTCGACAAGGCCCGCACCGACCACGAAGGTCCGACGACCGGGGGAGGCCGCCTGGACTTCTCCCACGCCGACGTCCGCACCTGGACGCCCGGGGAGCCGTACGAACTGATCGTCTCCAACGCCACCCTCCAGTGGGTGCCGGGCCACGCCGACCGCTTCGCCGACTGGATCGCCGCCCTGAGGCCCAAGGGAACCTTCGCGTTCCAGGTCCCGGACAACACCGACGCCCCGTTGCACGCCCTGATGCGCGAACTCGCCGCCACCCCCCGCTGGAAGGACCGCCTCGGCGGCATGCTGCGCCGCACCGACTCCGTCCACACCCCCGGCTCCTACCTGGACCGCCTCGCCCGCCTGGGCTGCGCGACCGACGTGTGGCAGACGACGTACTTCCACGTCCTGGCAGGCCCCGACCCGGTCCTGGACTGGGTGAAGGGCACCGGGCTGCGCCTCGCCCTCACCGCCCTGGCCGACGATCCCGAGGCTCGCGACGCATTCCTCGCCGAGTACCGGGACCTGCTCCGGCAGGCGTACCCGAGCGCCGGCTACGGCACCGTGCTGCCCTTCCGCCGGCTGTTCGCCGTAGCTGTGAAGGGGGCGTGA
- the galK gene encoding galactokinase — translation MGAQRVAERFTELYGARPEGVWAAPGRVNLIGEHTDYNDGFVMPFALPHQAIAAVARRDDGLLRLHSADVQGGVAEMSLDTPAPQGAGDWTAYPAGVVWALREAGHEITGADIHLSSTVPAGAGLSSSAALEVVIALALDDLYELGVQPRQLARLCQRAENVYVGAPTGIMDQMASACCTVGHALFLDTRDLSQRQIPFDLAAGGLRLLVVDTRVKHAHNAGAYGKRRAGCEKGAALLGVDALRDIPYADLDAALARIGDEEEVVRLVRHVVTEDHRVERVVELLRAGEIRAVGPVLSEGHASLRDDFRVSCPELDLVVDTALANGALGARMTGGGFGGSAIVLAEAAEVNAVTKAVEEAFIAAGFTAPQIFEAVPSAGARRVN, via the coding sequence GTGGGGGCACAGCGGGTCGCGGAGCGCTTCACCGAGCTGTACGGGGCCCGGCCGGAGGGAGTGTGGGCGGCTCCGGGCCGGGTCAACCTGATCGGCGAGCACACCGACTACAACGACGGCTTCGTCATGCCGTTCGCGCTGCCCCACCAGGCGATCGCCGCCGTTGCCCGCCGGGACGACGGGCTACTGCGCCTGCACTCGGCGGACGTCCAGGGCGGGGTGGCGGAAATGTCGCTGGACACCCCCGCTCCGCAGGGCGCCGGCGACTGGACGGCATACCCGGCGGGCGTGGTCTGGGCACTGCGCGAGGCGGGCCACGAGATCACCGGCGCGGACATCCACCTGTCGTCGACGGTCCCGGCCGGCGCGGGCCTGTCCTCGTCCGCCGCTCTGGAGGTCGTGATCGCCCTGGCGCTGGACGACCTGTACGAACTCGGCGTCCAGCCCCGGCAGCTGGCCCGCCTCTGCCAGCGCGCGGAGAACGTCTACGTTGGCGCCCCGACCGGGATCATGGACCAGATGGCCTCCGCGTGCTGCACCGTCGGGCACGCGCTGTTCCTCGACACCCGCGACCTCTCCCAACGGCAGATCCCCTTCGACCTCGCGGCCGGGGGACTGCGCCTGCTGGTGGTCGACACCCGGGTCAAGCACGCCCACAATGCCGGCGCGTACGGCAAGCGCCGTGCGGGCTGCGAGAAGGGCGCCGCCCTGCTCGGCGTCGACGCCCTCAGGGACATCCCGTACGCCGACCTGGACGCGGCCCTCGCGCGCATCGGCGACGAGGAAGAGGTCGTCCGCCTGGTCCGGCACGTCGTCACCGAGGACCATCGGGTCGAGCGGGTCGTGGAACTCCTGCGCGCCGGTGAGATCCGCGCCGTCGGCCCGGTCCTCTCCGAGGGCCACGCCTCGCTCCGCGACGACTTCCGCGTCTCCTGCCCCGAGCTGGATCTGGTCGTCGACACCGCGCTGGCGAACGGCGCCCTCGGCGCCCGGATGACCGGCGGCGGCTTCGGCGGCTCGGCGATCGTCCTGGCGGAGGCCGCCGAGGTGAACGCGGTCACCAAGGCGGTCGAGGAGGCCTTCATCGCGGCCGGCTTCACGGCTCCACAGATCTTCGAGGCGGTGCCTTCGGCCGGGGCCCGGCGGGTGAACTGA
- the galE gene encoding UDP-glucose 4-epimerase GalE: MKYLVTGGAGYVGSVVAQHLLEAGHEVTVLDNLSTGFREGVPAGAGFVEGDIRDAAKWLDSSYDGVLHFAAFSQVGESVVKPEKYWDNNVSGSMALLAAMRETGVRKLVFSSTAATYGEPEQLPIAETAPTKPTNPYGASKLAVDHMITSEANAHGLAAVSLRYFNVAGAYGAYGERHDPESHLIPLVLQVAQGRREAISVYGDDYPTPDGTCVRDYIHVADLAEAHLLALAAARPGEHLICNLGNGNGFSVREVVETVRKVTGHPIPEVVAPRRGGDPAVLVASADTAQEKLGWNPSRADLAGIVADAWEFVRHNAGNREQ; encoded by the coding sequence ATGAAGTACCTGGTGACGGGTGGCGCGGGTTACGTCGGCAGCGTGGTGGCCCAGCACCTGTTGGAGGCCGGCCACGAGGTCACCGTCCTCGACAATCTCTCCACCGGCTTCCGCGAGGGCGTTCCGGCCGGGGCCGGGTTCGTCGAGGGCGACATCCGTGACGCCGCGAAGTGGCTCGACTCCTCCTACGACGGCGTGCTGCACTTCGCCGCCTTCTCGCAGGTCGGCGAGTCGGTGGTGAAGCCGGAGAAATACTGGGACAACAACGTGTCCGGCAGCATGGCCCTGCTCGCTGCGATGCGTGAAACGGGCGTCCGCAAGCTGGTCTTCTCCTCGACGGCGGCCACGTACGGCGAACCCGAGCAGCTCCCGATCGCCGAGACCGCCCCGACGAAGCCGACCAACCCCTACGGCGCCTCCAAGCTCGCCGTCGACCACATGATCACCAGCGAGGCGAACGCCCATGGCCTGGCCGCGGTCTCCCTACGCTACTTCAACGTGGCCGGCGCATACGGCGCGTACGGTGAGCGCCACGATCCCGAGTCGCACCTGATCCCGCTGGTTCTCCAGGTCGCCCAGGGCCGCCGTGAGGCGATCTCCGTCTACGGCGACGACTACCCGACCCCAGACGGCACCTGCGTCCGCGACTACATCCACGTCGCGGACCTGGCGGAGGCCCACCTGCTGGCCCTGGCGGCGGCGCGCCCGGGGGAGCACCTGATCTGCAACCTCGGCAACGGCAACGGCTTCTCCGTCCGCGAGGTCGTCGAGACCGTCCGCAAGGTTACCGGCCATCCGATCCCCGAGGTCGTCGCCCCGCGCCGGGGCGGCGACCCGGCGGTCCTGGTCGCCTCAGCGGACACGGCCCAGGAGAAGCTCGGTTGGAACCCCTCCCGCGCGGACCTCGCGGGCATCGTCGCGGACGCCTGGGAGTTCGTCCGGCACAACGCAGGCAACCGGGAGCAGTAG
- a CDS encoding acyl-CoA desaturase → MTSSSDVIEEARKVTDTAAPSATLGGEQKRSIEQITLLLFITVPFLALVAAVPLAWGWGVSWLDLGLLVFFYFLGCHGITIGFHRYFTHGSFKARRPLRIALAIMGSLAVEGPLVRWVADHRKHHRFSDAEGDPHSPWRYGETVPALLKGLWWAHLGWMFDEEQTPQEKYAPDLIKDSAIRTISRQFVLWTAVSLLLPPLIGGLVTMSWWGAFTAFFWGSLVRVALLHHVTWSINSICHAVGKRPFKSRDRSGNVWWLAVLSCGESWHNLHHADPTSARHGVMRGQVDSSARLIRWFELLGWAYDVRWPSRSRIDSRRNTGEDGSRRGKETAEAA, encoded by the coding sequence ATGACCTCAAGTTCCGATGTGATCGAAGAAGCCCGCAAGGTCACCGACACAGCTGCTCCGTCCGCCACGCTGGGCGGTGAGCAGAAGCGCTCGATCGAGCAGATCACGCTGCTGCTCTTCATCACCGTGCCGTTCCTGGCGTTGGTGGCGGCGGTGCCGCTGGCCTGGGGCTGGGGGGTGAGCTGGCTCGATCTGGGCCTGCTGGTGTTCTTCTACTTCCTCGGCTGCCACGGCATCACGATCGGTTTCCACCGGTACTTCACCCACGGTTCCTTCAAAGCCAGGCGACCCCTGCGGATCGCGCTGGCGATCATGGGATCGCTGGCGGTGGAAGGCCCCCTGGTGCGCTGGGTGGCCGATCACCGCAAGCATCACAGGTTCTCCGACGCGGAGGGCGACCCGCACTCTCCGTGGCGGTACGGCGAGACGGTTCCAGCACTGTTGAAGGGCCTGTGGTGGGCTCACCTCGGCTGGATGTTCGACGAGGAGCAGACCCCGCAGGAGAAGTACGCGCCGGACCTGATCAAGGACAGCGCGATCCGGACGATCTCCCGCCAGTTCGTGCTGTGGACGGCGGTGTCGCTACTGCTTCCGCCGCTGATCGGTGGTCTGGTGACGATGTCCTGGTGGGGGGCGTTCACCGCGTTCTTCTGGGGTTCACTCGTACGAGTGGCGTTGTTGCACCATGTCACGTGGTCGATCAACTCGATCTGTCACGCGGTCGGCAAACGGCCGTTCAAGTCGCGGGACCGTTCGGGCAATGTGTGGTGGCTGGCGGTCCTGTCCTGCGGTGAGTCCTGGCACAACCTGCACCACGCGGACCCGACCTCGGCACGGCACGGTGTGATGCGCGGCCAGGTCGACTCCTCGGCCCGTCTGATCCGCTGGTTCGAGCTGCTCGGCTGGGCGTACGACGTGCGCTGGCCGTCACGCTCGCGTATCGATTCGCGCCGTAACACCGGGGAAGACGGCTCCCGGCGCGGGAAGGAGACGGCCGAGGCGGCATGA
- a CDS encoding VOC family protein, protein MLIAVDHVQLAAPPGSEDTLRAYYVDVLGMTETPKPPELAARGGCWFEAGYVRLHLGLEEDFRPAKKAHPGLRVTGIEAYAARLAAQGAPVTWDDTLPGYRRFYSEDPVGNRLEFLETVTASGPGG, encoded by the coding sequence GTGCTGATCGCCGTCGACCACGTGCAGCTCGCGGCACCGCCCGGCTCCGAGGACACCCTGCGGGCGTACTACGTGGACGTCCTCGGCATGACGGAAACCCCCAAGCCACCGGAGCTCGCCGCCCGCGGGGGATGCTGGTTCGAGGCGGGCTACGTCCGGCTCCACCTGGGTCTTGAGGAGGACTTCCGTCCTGCGAAGAAGGCTCACCCGGGGCTGCGGGTGACGGGCATCGAGGCGTACGCCGCCCGCCTCGCGGCCCAGGGGGCCCCGGTGACCTGGGACGACACCCTCCCGGGCTACCGCCGCTTCTACTCCGAGGATCCGGTGGGGAACCGCCTGGAGTTCCTGGAGACGGTCACGGCGTCCGGCCCGGGCGGGTGA
- a CDS encoding TetR/AcrR family transcriptional regulator gives MIDAVATDSSSTPGNDKQRRTRRTRMTGAERRQQLLEIGRTLFAAKGFEGTSVEEIAAKAGVSKPVVYEHFGGKEGLYAVVVDREMRRLLDMVTGSLTAGHPRELCEQAAFALLDYIEEYTDGFRILVRDSPIPQSTGSFASLISDIATQVEDILGREFKSRGFDPKLAPLYAQALVGMVALTGQWWLDVRRPKKAEVAAHLVNLAWHGLDGLEPKPRLIGHRKS, from the coding sequence ATGATTGACGCCGTGGCGACCGATTCCAGCAGCACCCCGGGCAATGACAAGCAGCGGCGGACCCGCCGGACCCGAATGACCGGTGCCGAGCGCCGCCAGCAGTTGCTGGAGATCGGTCGCACCCTCTTCGCGGCGAAGGGCTTCGAGGGCACCTCGGTGGAGGAGATCGCGGCGAAGGCCGGGGTCTCCAAGCCGGTGGTGTACGAGCACTTCGGCGGCAAGGAGGGGCTGTACGCGGTGGTGGTGGACCGTGAGATGCGGCGCCTGCTGGACATGGTGACCGGTTCCCTGACGGCCGGCCACCCTCGCGAGCTGTGCGAGCAGGCGGCCTTCGCCCTGTTGGACTACATCGAGGAGTACACGGACGGCTTCCGCATTCTGGTCCGTGACTCCCCCATCCCCCAGTCGACGGGTTCCTTCGCTTCGCTGATCTCCGACATCGCCACCCAGGTGGAGGACATCCTGGGCCGCGAGTTCAAGTCGCGCGGTTTCGACCCCAAGCTCGCCCCGCTCTATGCGCAGGCACTGGTCGGCATGGTGGCGCTGACCGGTCAGTGGTGGCTGGACGTGCGCCGCCCGAAGAAGGCGGAGGTGGCGGCCCATCTGGTGAACCTGGCTTGGCACGGGCTGGACGGGTTGGAGCCGAAGCCGCGGCTGATAGGCCACCGGAAGAGCTGA